From Quercus lobata isolate SW786 chromosome 1, ValleyOak3.0 Primary Assembly, whole genome shotgun sequence, one genomic window encodes:
- the LOC115990344 gene encoding endonuclease 2 yields MEYCKLQIVAIVSLVLLFPVIDAWGHDGHYIVCSIAQSRLNKGAAEIVEELLPKSAQNDLGSVCIWADQIKFHYPWSRPLHFVNTPDVCNYKFSRDCKDENGREGRCVAGAIQNYTSQLIDSSSKDNLTEALLFFSHFLGDIHQPLHCGFASDKGGNTIEVHWYTRKQNLHHIWDDNIIETAQERFYSSNLADQIDAIQKNITTGWADQVKSWESCSYTDTTCADVYASESIEAACDWAYKDATEGSVLEDEYFLSRLPVVNKRLAQAGVRLAAILNHYFK; encoded by the exons ATGGAATACTGCAAACTCCAGATAGTGGCTATTGTATCACTGGTGCTTCTCTTCCCAGTCATTGATGCTTGGGGACATGATGGGCATTACATAGTTTGTAGCATTGCTCAG TCTCGCTTGAACAAAGGAGCTGCTGAGATAGTGGAGGAACTGCTTCCAAAATCTGCACAGAATGACTTAGGGAGTGTGTGTATATGGGCAGATCAGATCAAGTTTCATTATCCCTGGTCAAGACCCCTACACTTTGTAAATACCCCTGATGTTTGCAATTACAAGTTCTCGA GGGATTGCAAGGATGAAAATGGAAGGGAAGGGAGGTGTGTTGCAGGAGCAATTCAAAATTACACCAGCCAGTTGATAGATTCCAGCAGCAAAG ATAACCTTACTGAAGCACTCCtgtttttctctcattttttggGTGATATTCATCAG CCTCTACACTGCGGTTTTGCTTCAGACAAGGGAGGCAATACAATTGAAGTTCACTGGTACACAAGGAAGCAAAATCTTCACCAT ATATGGGATGACAACATTATAGAGACAGCACAAGAAAGGTTCTATAGTTCAAATTTGGCAGACCAGATTGAtgcaattcaaaaaaatattacg ACTGGCTGGGCCGATCAGGTTAAGAGCTGGGAGAGCTGCAGTTATACTGATACAACATGTGCAGACGT ATATGCCTCTGAAAGCATTGAAGCAGCCTGTGACTGGGCATATAAAGATGCGACTGAAGGTTCAGTTTTAGAAG ATGAATATTTTCTCTCCCGGTTACCAGTAGTCAATAAGCGGTTGGCTCAAGCTGGAGTTCGGTTGGCAGCCATTCTCAACCATTACTTTAAGtga
- the LOC115990353 gene encoding uncharacterized protein LOC115990353 yields MAEVVLANGGTEKKVMLAIDESEYSYYALTWVLDNLKESLNKSPLLIFMAQLPTKNAYTFAASLGSARMYCPVSPTQEFNNSVKENQNKLTLALLEKAKEICASRGVNAETLTEVGDPQTAICNAVEKLNINLLILGERGLGKIKRAILGSVSNYCVQNAKCPVLVVKKP; encoded by the exons ATGGCTGAGGTAGTTTTGGCAAATGGAGGAACTGAGAAGAAGGTGATGTTGGCTATTGATGAGAGTGAGTACAGTTACTATGCGCTCACTTGGGTACTTGATAATCTCAAAGAATCTTTAAACAAGTCCCCTCTTCTCATCTTCATGGCTCAGCTTCCTACCAAAAATGCTTACACCTTTGCTGCCTCTCTTGGCTCTGCTCGTATGTACTGTCCTGTTTCACCCA CTCAAGAGTTTAATAACTCCGTCAAAGAAAATCAGAACAAGCTCACATTGGCTCTTCTGGAGAAAGCTAAGGAAATATGTGCTAGTCGAGGG GTAAACGCAGAAACACTTACAGAGGTAGGAGATCCTCAAACGGCTATATGTAATGCAGTTGAAAAGTTGAACATCAATTTGCTTATTCTAGGAGAGCGTGGTCTTGGAAAAATCAAAAG AGCTATTCTGGGGAGCGTGAGCAACTATTGTGTTCAGAATGCAAAGTGCCCTGTCCTTGTTGTGAAGAAACCTTAG